A part of Magnetospirillum sp. ME-1 genomic DNA contains:
- a CDS encoding nucleotidyltransferase domain-containing protein — MADPSMLPQALEAFTAAVARREGEWFRSAILFGSHARGDGGRDSDVDVAVVLDGRPGDDLDAVIARSPMTSCWTPGC; from the coding sequence ATGGCCGATCCATCGATGCTGCCCCAGGCTCTGGAAGCCTTCACCGCCGCCGTGGCTCGCCGCGAGGGTGAATGGTTTCGTTCGGCCATCCTGTTCGGCAGCCACGCGCGCGGAGATGGCGGTCGTGACAGCGACGTGGATGTGGCGGTTGTGCTCGACGGCCGGCCGGGGGATGACCTCGACGCCGTCATAGCGAGATCGCCTATGACGTCCTGCTGGACACCGGGGTGCTGA
- a CDS encoding sensor histidine kinase, which yields MTIHAENTVEIFPWDENFATGIDIIDTQHKRLIELLNVLVGHLAFQRNAPAIDQVISDLKDYAAIHFATEEAIWSTHFAGDSWEEWHRSAHSDFVGQIIEMSREVEGKPYDEVIEQVVRFLTHWLALHIIESDKRMAKVVLAMPTGVSLERAKELANKEMSGATRVLIETVMGMYDNLAHKTIQLTREINARIKSEAALKASQAELVRLKDEAVEGERRTVHEIKNFAYVLAHHLQEPVREQLLYTSKLKKTFSHEMKTDDDVANTVNHIVHGGERLRKLLADMQAHMALSHSPWNPKRCATKNAVDKALQRLARKIRQSGAVIDHGELPTARVDLERLSDVFTALIDNSMTFSHKASTPSVGITCEAKTDQLEFRVEDNGVGIAEDMRERVFGVFERLNPQDAPSGTGIGLAVVRKIIESAGGRVWIEAANPRGTRVCFTIPSHSSGKEKPTGDE from the coding sequence ATGACCATTCATGCCGAAAATACAGTCGAGATATTTCCTTGGGATGAAAATTTCGCTACCGGGATCGACATTATCGACACTCAGCATAAGCGGCTGATTGAACTGTTGAACGTCTTGGTTGGTCATCTGGCCTTCCAGCGCAATGCCCCCGCCATCGATCAAGTCATCAGCGATTTGAAGGACTATGCCGCGATCCACTTTGCCACTGAGGAGGCGATCTGGAGCACGCACTTTGCCGGAGATTCCTGGGAAGAGTGGCACCGGAGCGCCCATTCCGACTTCGTTGGCCAAATTATCGAGATGAGCCGTGAAGTTGAGGGAAAACCCTATGATGAGGTGATCGAGCAGGTCGTCAGGTTTCTGACTCACTGGCTCGCCCTTCACATTATCGAGTCCGACAAGCGAATGGCGAAGGTCGTTCTGGCGATGCCGACGGGAGTTTCCCTTGAGCGGGCAAAGGAACTCGCCAACAAGGAAATGTCCGGAGCCACGCGGGTCCTGATCGAGACCGTCATGGGCATGTACGATAACTTAGCCCACAAGACGATCCAGTTGACTCGGGAAATCAATGCCCGGATCAAAAGCGAGGCCGCTCTCAAGGCATCCCAGGCCGAGCTTGTCCGATTGAAGGATGAGGCGGTGGAGGGTGAGCGAAGGACTGTTCACGAGATCAAGAATTTTGCCTATGTCCTGGCCCACCACCTCCAAGAGCCAGTCCGTGAACAGTTGCTCTATACCTCAAAGCTGAAGAAAACTTTCAGCCATGAAATGAAAACTGACGATGACGTGGCGAATACCGTGAATCATATTGTCCATGGTGGCGAAAGACTTAGGAAGTTGCTGGCTGACATGCAAGCCCATATGGCCCTGTCACATTCACCATGGAACCCGAAACGTTGCGCCACGAAAAATGCTGTGGATAAGGCATTGCAGCGGCTTGCCAGAAAAATCCGACAGTCTGGTGCCGTCATTGATCATGGGGAATTGCCGACCGCGAGAGTCGATCTGGAACGACTGTCCGATGTCTTTACCGCTCTGATCGACAACAGCATGACGTTCAGTCACAAGGCGTCAACCCCATCCGTCGGGATCACCTGTGAGGCGAAAACAGATCAATTGGAATTTCGCGTCGAGGATAACGGGGTTGGGATTGCTGAGGACATGAGGGAGCGAGTGTTCGGTGTGTTTGAACGCCTTAATCCGCAGGATGCACCATCCGGCACCGGGATTGGATTGGCGGTCGTTCGCAAGATTATAGAATCAGCTGGAGGTCGGGTCTGGATTGAAGCGGCAAATCCCAGGGGGACCCGGGTATGCTTTACCATTCCCTCCCACTCTTCCGGAAAAGAGAAACCCACCGGAGACGAGTAA